One Sporomusaceae bacterium ACPt DNA window includes the following coding sequences:
- the moeB gene encoding Molybdopterin-synthase adenylyltransferase: MSKEESLALLRTGTMPERYLRNMGTVGIDGQIRLLNARVAVIGAGGLGGLVIELLTRMGVGYIKVIDGDIFAPHNLNRQVLSSEHNLGQAKVLAAAKRAAEINTDTELEIVNGMLTRANANRLIAGCQVVIDALDSIGDRLTLAKAARESRLPLVHAAIAGFTGQVMTVFPEDKGIEAVYRDAGVNKGVEVSLGNPAATPAIAAALEVQEAVKIITGKGEPLRNKLLYFDTEYNTYEILQLS, encoded by the coding sequence ATGTCTAAAGAGGAGTCACTCGCCTTATTGCGAACCGGAACAATGCCGGAACGATATTTGCGAAACATGGGCACAGTGGGTATTGACGGTCAGATTAGACTGCTGAATGCCCGGGTCGCCGTCATTGGCGCCGGCGGTTTGGGCGGCCTGGTGATTGAACTGTTGACCCGCATGGGGGTGGGTTATATTAAAGTAATTGACGGTGATATTTTTGCCCCTCACAATCTCAATCGTCAGGTGCTGTCAAGTGAACATAACCTGGGCCAGGCCAAAGTGCTGGCTGCTGCCAAACGGGCAGCTGAGATTAACACTGACACTGAATTAGAAATTGTTAACGGCATGTTGACTAGAGCTAACGCCAATCGACTTATCGCCGGCTGCCAAGTAGTGATTGATGCATTGGACAGTATTGGTGACCGTCTCACTTTGGCCAAGGCGGCCCGCGAAAGCCGGCTGCCGTTGGTACATGCCGCCATTGCCGGGTTCACCGGCCAGGTAATGACAGTATTTCCCGAAGATAAAGGTATTGAAGCCGTTTACCGCGATGCCGGTGTCAATAAAGGCGTCGAGGTTTCTCTGGGCAATCCGGCGGCTACGCCGGCCATTGCGGCTGCATTGGAAGTGCAGGAAGCTGTGAAGATAATTACAGGTAAGGGTGAACCGCTGCGCAATAAGCTGTTATACTTTGATACTGAGTATAACACCTATGAAATACTGCAGTTATCATAG